In Chitinophaga sp. HK235, a single window of DNA contains:
- the argH gene encoding argininosuccinate lyase: MKLWQKDKASLDAVEKFTVGKDREMDAFLAPFDVLGSMAHITMLQSIGLLEAEELTVLKQELKNIYKDIQDGNFVLEDGVEDIHSQVELLLTRRLGEVGKKIHSGRSRNDQVLVDLKLFLRHELEVMVSSVKALFDLLQQKSEQYKKHLIPGYTHLQIAMPSSFGLWFGAYAESLVDDLTMLQGAYRVVNKNPLGSAAGYGSSFPLDREMTTRLLGFESLNYNVVYAQMGRGKTEKIVAFALAGIAATIAKMAMDACLFMNQNFGFISFPDELTTGSSIMPHKKNPDVWELIRSHGNKIQALPNEIAMMITNLPSGYHRDLQLLKENLFPAFHTLRDCIDMSRLMLENIRIKENILDDEKYQYLFSVEVVNNLVLQGTPFREAYKQVGMDIEHGTFAPSKEVNHTHAGSIGNLCTAQIAAQMDQVIKGFPFEAVDKAIQQLLNS; this comes from the coding sequence ATGAAACTGTGGCAAAAAGATAAAGCATCCCTGGATGCTGTTGAGAAATTCACGGTAGGAAAAGATCGTGAAATGGATGCTTTCCTGGCACCGTTTGACGTGCTGGGCTCTATGGCCCACATCACCATGCTGCAAAGCATCGGCCTGCTGGAAGCAGAAGAGCTGACTGTATTAAAGCAGGAACTGAAAAACATATACAAAGATATACAGGACGGTAACTTCGTGCTGGAAGACGGCGTAGAAGATATTCACTCTCAGGTGGAACTGCTGCTCACCCGTCGTTTGGGCGAAGTAGGCAAGAAAATTCATAGTGGCCGCTCCCGCAATGATCAGGTTTTAGTGGACCTGAAACTCTTCCTGCGTCACGAACTGGAGGTAATGGTCAGCTCCGTGAAAGCGTTGTTTGATCTGTTGCAACAGAAAAGCGAACAATATAAAAAACACCTGATCCCTGGTTATACTCATCTGCAGATCGCTATGCCTTCCTCTTTCGGGCTGTGGTTTGGCGCTTATGCAGAAAGCCTGGTAGACGACCTCACCATGTTGCAGGGCGCTTACCGGGTGGTGAATAAAAACCCGCTGGGCTCTGCTGCCGGTTATGGTTCTTCGTTCCCCCTTGACCGTGAGATGACCACCCGTCTGCTCGGTTTCGAGTCACTCAACTACAACGTTGTATACGCTCAGATGGGCCGCGGTAAAACGGAAAAGATCGTTGCCTTTGCACTGGCCGGTATCGCTGCCACCATCGCCAAAATGGCCATGGACGCCTGCTTGTTCATGAACCAGAACTTCGGCTTCATCAGTTTCCCGGATGAACTGACTACCGGCTCCAGCATCATGCCGCATAAAAAGAACCCGGACGTATGGGAACTGATCCGCTCTCATGGCAATAAAATACAGGCACTGCCCAATGAAATCGCCATGATGATCACCAACCTGCCTTCCGGCTACCACCGCGACCTGCAGCTGTTGAAAGAGAACCTGTTCCCCGCCTTCCATACACTGCGCGACTGCATAGACATGAGCCGCCTCATGCTGGAAAACATCCGCATCAAAGAGAATATCCTCGATGATGAAAAATACCAATACCTGTTCAGCGTAGAAGTGGTGAACAACCTGGTTCTCCAGGGTACTCCTTTCCGAGAAGCATACAAACAGGTAGGCATGGATATCGAACACGGTACCTTTGCACCATCAAAAGAAGTGAACCATACCCATGCCGGTAGTATCGGCAACCTCTGCACCGCGCAGATCGCTGCCCAGATGGACCAGGTGATTAAAGGGTTTCCTTTTGAAGCTGTAGATAAGGCGATTCAGCAGCTGTTGAATAGTTAA
- a CDS encoding DUF6443 domain-containing protein — translation MNCFNKPIYILTLGTVLPAISFAQLSASRNYVSKTIVNKPGVSTAAQVDALPPEHRQQSVSYIDGLGRPVQTVVVQGSGDKRDLVTPVAYDIYGRVVTKYLPYVDAGSTAYGSFRENAYTDQSGFYSPANTTVKDVARDPYPYEQRFLEFSPMNRPLEMGAAGQSWQPASGHAVRTIQSQNTPEESVMHWTITGNALPVAADYQAGDLYKTITIDGQGRKKVEYRDRENKVVLRKVQLQDNPEAGHNGWLCTYYVFDDFNRLRYVIPPKAVTAISSSWSLSLNGVLEELCFVYTYDAKGRMITKKVPGAAVVEMVYDSRDRLVFSNDGNLRDKHQWMTTFYDARNRPVMTALYTDASATRTSLQAQMDNAVNTNIDLTYTFPGTEELELASFDGKPLYQARKSITLMNGFDTQVSGQTDLRIDSLLNGGTQVTTVANPLPGIAESALTRLTYTFYDDYTYAGVLPAMPQDFSVPQAGSSTTAVPVTAVSKMTRGLVTGTRVRVLGTDQWLTTTPYYTDKGQPLQIISENNRGGKDVATNLYDFEGKILSSYVRNSNPASAATPETRILTVMNYDHSGRLLDISKQLNNTGPLKKIVQNQYNTLGQLTTKTLGDNLDNLVYDYNIRGWLLGANRSYVKSVSGGNYFGFELAYDQPASVIDGSNYIKPQYNGNIAGTSWRSKGDQIRRKYDYSYDNTNRLTGADFNQQNTEGAPWTQDKANFTVNNLTYDENGNILTMKQKGVSAGEVIDLDDLKYGYNGLTNKLHYVTDKSNNPQSTLGDFKEITKDESQDYWYDLNGNMTRDNNKNIASISYNHLNLPERISIPNKGTIRYSYNAAGIKLRKTVNDSTVTPALVTTTDYLSGFEYKNDTLQHIAHEEGRIRAVVQPNTPVAFVYDYFEKDHLGNIRVVLTEQTSAATYVATMESGSAAKESALFSNLEDTRSPKPVGYPSGEANNKAVAKLNAQGGGKKIGPSIVLRVMAGDTIQLGAKAFYKSGAPANKSNNTAAPETMLADLIAAFGGNATGEASHGGPAPIAQTPFNANFYNHDYQRLKDKNPDEQKPNKPKAYLNFVLFDEQFKLVEQNSGVKQLKEEPDQLQTLTQDKMPISKSGFLYVYTSNESAQDVYFDDVVVTHATGPVLEETHYYPFGLTMAGISSNALMGINSSENQKKYNGNELQSKEFSDDSGLEWFDFNARTYDQQLGRFMQIDPWIEVGSQEMLTPYQFSYNNPVRYNDPDGRCPICPVAVPIAVEAFEAFEAIWIGYRSYATITHTVILLSEGVGKDGARPHGKEVAPAAKDETAIPLPAPGKAIDEKSKPKVAPEALDKLERMGTITPDDKTAPDDKRETKPKPKPTEDLNRTAQDVISKERQGGINREFPEQYRDKTLREIQKDANAGNKAAQKAQKLLRDGRFKKTK, via the coding sequence ATGAACTGCTTCAATAAACCAATATATATTCTCACATTAGGTACTGTTTTGCCGGCTATTTCATTTGCCCAGCTGAGTGCAAGCAGGAATTATGTCAGTAAAACAATCGTAAACAAACCGGGTGTCAGCACCGCAGCACAGGTAGATGCGTTGCCACCGGAGCATCGTCAGCAGTCAGTTTCATACATTGATGGACTTGGGCGTCCGGTACAAACAGTGGTTGTGCAGGGCAGTGGCGATAAGCGGGACCTGGTAACACCTGTGGCCTATGATATCTATGGGCGTGTAGTGACTAAATACCTGCCTTATGTGGATGCCGGTAGTACTGCTTATGGCAGTTTCCGGGAAAACGCCTATACAGACCAATCCGGTTTTTACAGTCCTGCTAATACTACGGTAAAGGATGTGGCCAGAGATCCTTATCCTTACGAGCAGAGATTCCTGGAGTTCTCTCCCATGAACAGGCCGCTGGAAATGGGTGCAGCCGGACAAAGCTGGCAACCAGCCAGTGGACATGCTGTTCGTACTATCCAGAGCCAGAACACACCAGAGGAAAGTGTAATGCATTGGACAATTACCGGGAATGCTTTGCCGGTAGCGGCAGACTACCAGGCCGGAGATCTGTACAAAACCATTACTATAGATGGACAGGGGAGGAAAAAGGTTGAGTACAGAGACCGCGAGAATAAAGTCGTTTTAAGGAAAGTGCAATTGCAGGATAACCCTGAAGCGGGCCACAATGGCTGGTTGTGCACTTATTATGTGTTTGATGATTTTAACAGACTGCGTTATGTAATTCCGCCCAAAGCAGTGACCGCCATCAGTTCCAGTTGGTCACTATCATTAAATGGTGTGTTGGAAGAGTTATGTTTCGTATATACTTATGATGCCAAAGGTCGGATGATCACCAAAAAAGTACCCGGAGCTGCAGTGGTAGAAATGGTGTATGATAGCCGCGACAGGCTGGTCTTCAGTAATGATGGTAACCTGAGAGATAAACATCAATGGATGACCACCTTTTACGATGCCCGTAATCGCCCTGTCATGACCGCGTTGTATACCGACGCCAGTGCCACACGTACTTCCTTACAGGCACAGATGGACAATGCGGTGAATACAAACATTGATCTTACTTACACCTTTCCGGGAACAGAGGAGCTGGAACTGGCGTCTTTTGATGGGAAGCCATTGTATCAGGCAAGAAAAAGTATCACGCTGATGAATGGCTTTGATACCCAGGTGAGCGGACAAACAGATCTTCGTATTGACTCTTTGCTGAATGGAGGTACACAAGTGACCACTGTCGCCAACCCACTCCCTGGTATTGCGGAGAGTGCATTGACCAGGTTGACCTATACTTTTTATGATGATTACACATACGCAGGTGTTCTACCGGCGATGCCCCAGGATTTCAGTGTTCCTCAGGCAGGTAGCAGTACCACTGCTGTTCCGGTGACAGCCGTTAGTAAAATGACAAGAGGGCTAGTTACAGGTACCCGTGTGCGGGTGCTGGGAACCGATCAGTGGCTTACCACTACCCCTTATTATACAGACAAAGGGCAGCCATTGCAGATCATTTCAGAAAATAACAGAGGAGGAAAGGATGTTGCTACCAACCTGTATGATTTCGAAGGGAAAATACTGAGCAGTTATGTACGAAACAGTAATCCCGCCAGTGCCGCCACTCCGGAGACACGTATCCTGACTGTCATGAACTATGATCATTCCGGTCGTCTGTTGGATATCAGTAAACAGCTGAATAATACCGGTCCGTTGAAAAAGATCGTACAAAATCAATATAATACGCTGGGGCAGCTAACCACCAAAACCCTTGGTGATAATCTGGACAATCTCGTGTATGACTATAATATCCGTGGCTGGTTACTGGGAGCCAACCGCTCTTATGTAAAATCAGTGTCTGGTGGTAACTACTTCGGGTTTGAACTGGCTTATGACCAGCCAGCCTCTGTTATTGATGGCTCTAACTATATAAAGCCACAGTACAATGGCAATATTGCAGGTACCAGCTGGCGTAGTAAAGGAGACCAGATCCGCCGTAAGTACGATTACAGCTATGATAATACCAACCGGTTGACTGGTGCCGACTTCAATCAGCAGAATACCGAAGGTGCTCCCTGGACTCAGGATAAAGCCAATTTTACGGTCAACAATCTGACCTATGATGAGAATGGGAATATCCTGACGATGAAACAAAAGGGGGTAAGTGCCGGAGAAGTGATTGATCTGGATGACCTGAAATACGGCTACAATGGGCTTACTAACAAGTTGCATTACGTTACAGACAAGAGCAACAATCCACAAAGTACGCTGGGTGATTTTAAGGAAATCACCAAAGACGAAAGTCAGGATTACTGGTATGATCTCAACGGAAACATGACCAGAGATAATAATAAGAACATCGCATCTATCAGTTATAACCATCTCAATTTACCGGAGCGTATCAGCATTCCCAATAAGGGAACTATTCGTTACAGTTATAATGCTGCTGGCATAAAGTTGCGTAAAACAGTAAATGACAGTACAGTTACACCTGCCTTGGTGACAACCACAGATTATCTGTCAGGTTTTGAATATAAGAATGATACGCTGCAACATATAGCCCATGAAGAAGGCCGTATCCGGGCTGTTGTACAGCCTAATACTCCTGTTGCTTTTGTATACGATTATTTTGAAAAAGACCATCTGGGTAATATAAGGGTTGTACTTACAGAACAAACCAGTGCTGCCACCTATGTGGCTACCATGGAGAGCGGAAGTGCTGCCAAAGAATCAGCACTGTTCAGTAACCTGGAAGATACCCGGTCACCTAAGCCTGTTGGTTATCCCTCCGGTGAAGCCAACAACAAGGCCGTTGCCAAACTGAATGCACAAGGTGGTGGTAAAAAGATAGGGCCTTCTATTGTGTTGCGTGTAATGGCCGGAGATACCATCCAGTTAGGTGCTAAGGCATTTTATAAATCAGGAGCTCCCGCTAATAAAAGCAACAATACTGCAGCCCCTGAAACAATGCTGGCCGATCTGATTGCAGCCTTCGGTGGAAATGCGACAGGGGAGGCTAGTCACGGTGGCCCTGCGCCAATAGCGCAGACACCTTTTAATGCCAATTTTTATAATCATGATTATCAGCGTTTAAAAGATAAAAATCCTGATGAGCAGAAACCTAATAAGCCCAAAGCCTATCTTAATTTTGTATTGTTTGATGAGCAGTTTAAATTAGTAGAACAGAACAGCGGTGTTAAGCAGCTGAAAGAAGAGCCGGACCAGTTGCAGACGCTCACGCAGGATAAAATGCCTATCAGTAAAAGTGGCTTTCTGTATGTGTACACCAGTAATGAAAGTGCGCAGGATGTATACTTCGATGATGTCGTAGTGACGCATGCTACCGGTCCTGTATTGGAGGAGACACATTATTATCCTTTTGGGTTGACGATGGCGGGGATTAGCTCAAATGCGCTGATGGGAATAAATTCTTCCGAGAATCAGAAGAAATACAATGGAAATGAGCTACAGAGCAAAGAGTTCAGTGATGATAGTGGATTAGAATGGTTTGACTTCAATGCAAGGACTTATGATCAGCAGCTTGGCCGATTTATGCAAATAGACCCTTGGATAGAGGTCGGTAGTCAGGAGATGTTGACTCCTTACCAATTTTCGTACAATAATCCTGTAAGATATAATGATCCTGATGGCAGATGTCCGATTTGTCCAGTTGCAGTTCCAATAGCTGTTGAAGCTTTTGAGGCTTTTGAGGCTATTTGGATTGGTTATCGTTCCTATGCAACCATAACCCATACTGTTATTCTATTGTCGGAAGGGGTAGGGAAAGATGGTGCACGTCCTCATGGGAAGGAGGTTGCTCCGGCGGCTAAAGATGAAACAGCTATTCCGTTACCAGCTCCAGGTAAGGCAATTGATGAAAAATCTAAACCCAAGGTTGCGCCAGAGGCATTGGATAAGTTGGAGCGAATGGGGACCATTACACCAGATGATAAAACAGCACCAGATGATAAAAGAGAAACCAAGCCTAAGCCTAAACCTACAGAAGATCTTAATCGGACAGCTCAGGATGTTATATCTAAGGAGCGACAGGGAGGTATAAATAGAGAATTTCCGGAACAGTATCGTGATAAGACACTAAGAGAAATACAAAAAGATGCTAATGCTGGAAATAAAGCAGCTCAAAAGGCACAAAAACTATTAAGAGATGGCCGATTTAAAAAAACAAAATAA
- a CDS encoding DUF5977 domain-containing protein has product MKYFLTLSLVMSCVFWSNLYGQYGVDFQKAMTFSLTQSEYKSKQIISPAPEAAELGKYGNTPVSLFTGTPKISIPLYELKGNSLSLPISLSFNASGFKPQEAPTWVGQNWSLNAGGVITRSVRGNPDDQEHYSVDDLSTDDFVEKQDILQKIRKGEIEMDPDLYFYNFGNYAGKFLVTPFMSVFKKEEDMLVISPTCIFCKSALDRSYVTIVDDKGNIYTFGDVEVSSMSRQPEEGPDPVTVRSYKYASSWYLTSIVSADGHEKILFEYYTTAEGRIDLPNNNNTSVTRTYSSYKPVSSNNPPTEDGFINGSYPPDVKGTRKYLKKATLSRDGQTIAYIDFISAMDREDGYLPESRRLQRLDIYDASDASPKLVKQFELTHGYYTNVNNTYMQKRLRLDKVQEKSVKPGVTSPPPYQFEYYYNDYDRMPDQYNKALDHWGFYNYQTGNISLVPSVEISIQKPPYKTTIGQDANRNPDLSGSVLGMISKMTYPTGGYTTYLYELHNAMKSNGSIRELGGVRIKTLTDYAANGQQATVKNYLYQLENGKTSGKSDDYYPKYLTKGYYYYNGGGNISGPYVSESTSYTVAANAIYGLGTFQGGHIGYSRVTESLTNLYGGQPLGKTVYKYHMGVANEFDEDIANGDLDTMQLYDAMGKLQFEQANTYKTTTIYSFPSVQAKPLETQTSRVLFCRKTQPDGSVLEDWFDALDGPQAGWTTVRRYETRMYVSSYDFKVQKKALEKQVTKTYDQLSGNYIVNTTLNSFENNAHIYPTKIEQFTAGGEEVVTKKKYVADYNSNNPNDGGISWMKTKNVMGAEIESYQYRQLPDGQQKRIVGGIITQYDTNLQPEKIFRLETGSPLTSYQESAVTANGFVMDPAYKPLAKYSYANGVITSQEKVNDITTSYIWNSNNSYPIAEITNSGSSSVAYSSFEQSGDANSGWRFTNVPFDNTNAYTGKRSAILATGGSIDRVLSAPAAKPLIVSFWLQQGNITLLKDNQSLSPVISGPLRKGWTYYEYNLPAGTQNINIRSTNAVLDELRCYPADAQMTTYTYEPLVGMTSQTSANNLTTTYEYDGLNRLAIVKDEQGNIRQQVAYNYGPGSPITVPATLFYNAEKSQSFTKNDCTRGEPTTHRYVVSYGKYASGISQQDADNKALEDIAREGQNYANRIGECLFYNAPVSRILRKNDCPPELGFGSLVNYLVEARKWSSPIDKAAADALAQKDLNDNAQAYANARGTCTCEGEDKRMVNGVCERGVKTYLTSLMEANGKYKCTYVYVFSNGNGPVYTEYSSTPCPVL; this is encoded by the coding sequence ATGAAGTATTTTTTGACACTATCCCTTGTCATGTCCTGTGTCTTTTGGAGCAACCTATATGGACAATATGGTGTGGATTTTCAGAAAGCGATGACGTTTAGCCTTACCCAATCGGAGTATAAATCGAAGCAGATTATATCGCCGGCACCGGAAGCTGCCGAACTCGGAAAGTACGGAAATACACCTGTCAGCCTTTTTACAGGTACCCCTAAAATCAGTATACCCTTATATGAATTAAAGGGTAATAGTCTTTCGCTACCCATTTCCCTGAGTTTTAATGCCAGCGGATTTAAGCCACAGGAGGCGCCTACCTGGGTGGGGCAGAACTGGTCGTTGAATGCAGGCGGGGTAATTACCCGTTCTGTGCGTGGCAACCCGGATGATCAGGAACATTATTCAGTGGATGATCTGTCTACAGATGATTTTGTTGAAAAGCAGGATATACTGCAAAAGATCAGAAAGGGGGAAATAGAAATGGACCCCGACCTATATTTTTATAATTTCGGAAACTATGCAGGTAAGTTTCTGGTAACACCTTTCATGTCTGTGTTTAAAAAAGAAGAAGACATGCTGGTGATATCACCTACCTGTATTTTCTGTAAGAGTGCGTTGGATAGAAGTTATGTTACCATCGTAGATGATAAGGGAAATATTTACACCTTCGGGGATGTAGAGGTAAGTTCAATGAGCAGACAACCGGAAGAAGGGCCAGACCCCGTTACTGTTCGTAGTTACAAATACGCTTCCAGCTGGTACCTAACCAGCATTGTTTCTGCAGATGGGCATGAGAAGATCTTGTTTGAATATTACACAACTGCTGAAGGACGGATTGATTTACCAAATAACAATAATACTTCAGTTACCCGTACCTATTCAAGTTACAAACCGGTTTCATCAAATAATCCTCCTACTGAGGACGGTTTTATCAATGGCTCATATCCTCCTGATGTGAAAGGAACCAGAAAGTATCTGAAGAAAGCTACGCTGTCAAGAGATGGTCAAACGATCGCTTATATAGATTTTATATCCGCTATGGACAGGGAGGACGGGTATTTGCCGGAGAGCCGGCGGCTCCAGCGACTGGATATTTATGATGCCAGTGATGCATCACCCAAACTGGTGAAACAATTTGAACTGACGCATGGGTATTACACAAATGTGAATAATACTTATATGCAAAAACGGTTAAGATTGGATAAAGTGCAGGAAAAATCCGTGAAACCAGGAGTTACATCACCGCCGCCTTACCAGTTTGAATATTATTATAATGATTATGACAGAATGCCGGATCAGTATAATAAAGCACTGGATCACTGGGGTTTTTACAATTACCAAACAGGAAATATTTCACTGGTTCCTTCAGTAGAAATAAGTATTCAGAAGCCTCCCTATAAGACTACCATCGGACAGGATGCAAACAGAAACCCCGATTTAAGTGGATCTGTGCTTGGAATGATCAGTAAGATGACTTATCCAACCGGAGGGTATACAACTTATCTATATGAGTTGCATAATGCTATGAAGTCAAATGGCAGTATCAGGGAACTGGGAGGGGTAAGAATCAAAACCCTGACAGATTATGCTGCAAACGGACAGCAAGCTACTGTTAAAAACTATCTGTATCAGCTAGAGAACGGAAAGACCAGTGGTAAGTCAGATGACTACTACCCAAAGTATCTGACTAAGGGATATTATTATTACAATGGCGGAGGAAACATATCCGGACCATATGTGTCGGAGTCTACCAGCTATACTGTTGCAGCTAATGCTATTTATGGGCTGGGCACTTTTCAGGGTGGACATATTGGTTATAGCCGTGTGACAGAGTCACTGACGAATCTGTATGGAGGTCAGCCATTAGGGAAAACTGTTTACAAGTACCATATGGGGGTGGCCAATGAGTTCGATGAAGATATCGCCAATGGAGATCTGGATACAATGCAGCTATATGATGCGATGGGGAAATTACAATTTGAACAGGCCAATACCTATAAAACTACCACTATATATAGTTTCCCGTCTGTACAAGCGAAACCATTGGAAACACAGACAAGCCGGGTACTGTTTTGCAGAAAAACTCAACCGGATGGAAGTGTACTCGAAGACTGGTTTGATGCACTGGATGGCCCGCAAGCGGGGTGGACTACAGTAAGAAGATATGAAACGCGGATGTATGTAAGTAGTTATGACTTCAAAGTTCAGAAAAAGGCACTTGAAAAACAGGTAACAAAAACATATGACCAGCTTTCTGGAAACTATATCGTGAATACTACGCTCAATAGTTTCGAGAATAATGCGCATATCTACCCTACCAAAATAGAGCAGTTTACGGCCGGTGGTGAAGAAGTGGTGACAAAGAAAAAATATGTTGCTGACTATAACAGCAATAATCCTAATGACGGAGGAATCTCCTGGATGAAAACTAAAAATGTAATGGGGGCTGAGATTGAGAGCTATCAGTACCGCCAGCTGCCCGATGGACAGCAAAAAAGAATCGTTGGTGGTATCATTACACAATATGATACTAACCTGCAGCCAGAAAAAATTTTCAGGCTGGAAACCGGCAGTCCGTTGACTAGTTATCAGGAGTCTGCCGTTACGGCAAATGGTTTTGTAATGGACCCGGCTTATAAACCTTTAGCGAAATACAGTTATGCAAATGGGGTGATCACCAGCCAGGAGAAAGTAAACGATATTACCACTTCCTACATCTGGAACAGCAATAATAGTTACCCTATAGCTGAAATTACCAATAGCGGTAGTTCATCGGTAGCATACAGCAGTTTTGAACAATCCGGAGATGCTAATTCGGGCTGGAGGTTTACCAATGTGCCTTTTGATAATACCAATGCATATACCGGCAAACGTAGTGCGATATTGGCTACTGGAGGAAGTATTGATAGAGTACTGTCTGCTCCTGCTGCTAAACCGTTGATCGTTTCTTTCTGGCTGCAACAGGGAAATATTACCTTGCTGAAAGACAATCAGTCACTAAGTCCTGTGATCTCCGGTCCGTTAAGGAAAGGTTGGACTTATTATGAATACAATCTGCCAGCTGGTACACAAAATATAAATATCAGAAGCACTAATGCCGTGCTGGACGAACTGCGTTGTTATCCGGCTGATGCACAGATGACTACCTATACTTATGAACCGTTGGTAGGTATGACCAGTCAGACATCCGCCAATAACCTCACCACTACTTATGAGTATGACGGCTTGAACAGGCTCGCCATTGTGAAGGATGAACAAGGAAATATCCGGCAGCAGGTAGCCTATAACTATGGCCCTGGGTCACCTATAACGGTACCGGCTACCCTGTTTTATAATGCTGAAAAAAGTCAGTCATTTACCAAAAACGATTGTACAAGGGGGGAACCTACTACTCACCGGTATGTTGTTTCCTATGGAAAGTATGCTTCAGGTATCAGTCAGCAGGATGCTGATAATAAAGCATTGGAAGACATTGCAAGAGAAGGGCAGAACTATGCTAACCGTATCGGTGAGTGTCTTTTTTATAATGCCCCGGTGTCAAGAATATTAAGAAAAAATGATTGTCCTCCTGAACTAGGTTTTGGTAGTCTGGTGAATTACCTGGTTGAAGCCAGAAAATGGAGCAGTCCTATAGATAAGGCTGCCGCCGATGCACTGGCTCAGAAGGACTTAAATGATAATGCGCAGGCTTATGCGAATGCGCGAGGAACCTGTACTTGTGAAGGAGAGGATAAAAGAATGGTGAATGGTGTTTGCGAGAGGGGTGTAAAGACTTACCTCACCAGTTTGATGGAGGCCAACGGTAAATATAAGTGTACTTACGTGTATGTTTTCAGCAACGGTAACGGCCCTGTGTATACGGAGTATTCCAGTACTCCATGTCCTGTTTTATAA